One Paenibacillus crassostreae DNA segment encodes these proteins:
- a CDS encoding LolA family protein, whose protein sequence is MRRISWVLAMVLCISVVLAGCGGGKKDAAAVVKDLNNVVDKLQSKEGSYQGAGTMTLYTGENPQQYDVEVWYQNPSYYRISLKNAQKDITQIVLRNDDGVFVLTPSLNKSFRFQSDWPESQGQVYLYQTLVQGILSDNTRQFVDDKDSYVFDVAANYHSKSLVRQKIWLNKENYAPKQVQVSDSEANVVVEVKFNSFAFNTKFEKDSFDMKRNMTVMGDSSLTIAEVDEFGNEITSELSDAPQAEQVTKELGSFGIIDPDYLPEGVVLNDTVEIANSKDHSVLLRYDGAYQFTLMEARPLDRAVSLTPGEVIDLGFTVGLLTGDEQQTLTWMDNGIEFRITSANLPVTEMMKVAASLSEKTGK, encoded by the coding sequence ATGCGCCGGATATCTTGGGTGCTCGCCATGGTGTTATGTATTAGCGTTGTGTTGGCAGGTTGCGGTGGTGGTAAGAAAGATGCTGCAGCCGTAGTCAAAGATTTGAACAACGTGGTGGATAAGTTGCAAAGTAAAGAGGGTTCATACCAAGGCGCAGGTACGATGACGTTGTACACAGGTGAAAATCCACAGCAATATGATGTGGAAGTATGGTATCAGAATCCTTCATACTACCGTATTAGCTTGAAGAATGCGCAGAAGGATATAACTCAAATTGTTCTACGTAATGATGATGGTGTTTTCGTACTCACACCTAGTTTGAACAAAAGCTTTAGATTCCAGAGTGATTGGCCCGAAAGTCAAGGGCAGGTCTATTTATATCAGACATTGGTTCAAGGGATTCTCAGTGATAACACGCGACAATTTGTAGATGATAAGGATAGTTATGTGTTTGATGTTGCCGCAAATTACCACAGTAAATCCCTTGTTCGTCAAAAGATTTGGTTAAACAAGGAGAATTACGCACCGAAGCAAGTTCAGGTATCGGATTCTGAAGCGAATGTCGTTGTTGAAGTGAAGTTTAATAGCTTTGCATTCAATACGAAATTCGAGAAAGATTCATTCGATATGAAACGAAATATGACAGTGATGGGCGATTCTTCTCTAACGATTGCAGAAGTGGATGAGTTTGGGAATGAAATTACTTCAGAACTTTCAGATGCACCACAAGCTGAGCAAGTGACGAAGGAATTAGGGAGTTTCGGGATCATCGATCCAGATTATTTACCTGAGGGTGTTGTCCTGAATGACACGGTTGAGATTGCAAATAGCAAAGATCATTCCGTCTTATTACGTTATGATGGTGCGTATCAATTCACATTAATGGAGGCACGTCCGCTTGATCGTGCGGTATCACTTACACCAGGTGAGGTCATTGATCTAGGGTTTACTGTGGGCTTATTGACTGGGGATGAGCAGCAGACATTAACCTGGATGGATAATGGAATTGAGTTCAGAATTACGAGTGCAAATCTCCCTGTAACAGAAATGATGAAAGTTGCAGCGTCTTTATCCGAAAAAACGGGTAAATAA
- a CDS encoding ABC transporter substrate-binding protein: protein MKHRKLWFSALLALVLVISACGSNNTTQSETQAPDTASTDTSEPKDGGSIIIAVQDDPKVLNPIYAGDRVTLTIDQSLYAPLFNINEGVKTFVLAEDITVSEDNLTYTIKLRDGLKWHDGEVLNADDIVFTANSILDENQHSFLRSQFVLNGKPITVNKVDDLTVEFTLPEVTAAFDGALVQFFPIPEHIFAGVADIEKSDKNNTPVGSGPFKFKEYRAGEYVTLERFDDYFAGKAHLDTVTYRVAKDTNSANLALQNGEIQMRMVDTQDYNKLNDIGKFNMLTYSEGRLQYMVFNLNSEAVQQKEVRQAIAYALDKNEIITASYTSSEFAEPAASILTPDTLYQTSDLETYDYNLDKAKQLLADAGVSNLKLRLAYTNTNKPQESQALYIQQKLKDVGIEVELLPMDGTAYGNKTLDVNNKDFELSFGGYIMGFEPDAYKVLFQSEAAYNYSHYKNAEFDKLWDDAAVEVDTTKREDLYKQIQQTVANEMTVYPIAYTKAIVAVDNTYGGIEESTPKPVVMLEDLSQVYKK from the coding sequence ATGAAACACAGAAAATTATGGTTTAGCGCATTACTTGCTCTTGTATTGGTGATTAGTGCATGTGGTAGCAACAATACAACTCAATCAGAAACACAAGCGCCAGATACTGCTTCAACAGATACTAGTGAGCCTAAAGACGGCGGATCAATCATCATTGCTGTTCAAGATGATCCTAAGGTTCTGAACCCGATCTATGCTGGTGATCGAGTAACACTTACGATAGACCAGTCTTTATATGCTCCGTTGTTCAACATTAATGAAGGTGTGAAAACATTCGTTCTTGCTGAAGACATTACTGTTTCAGAAGATAACTTAACTTATACCATTAAACTACGTGACGGATTAAAATGGCATGATGGTGAAGTACTCAATGCTGATGATATCGTATTTACAGCGAACAGCATTCTTGATGAGAATCAACACAGCTTTCTACGTAGCCAATTCGTATTAAACGGTAAGCCGATCACAGTAAACAAAGTAGATGATTTAACCGTAGAGTTTACTCTTCCAGAAGTAACCGCCGCTTTTGACGGAGCACTTGTACAATTCTTCCCTATTCCAGAACATATCTTTGCTGGTGTTGCAGACATTGAGAAGAGTGACAAGAACAATACTCCTGTAGGTTCAGGTCCCTTCAAGTTCAAAGAGTATCGTGCAGGTGAATATGTAACATTAGAAAGATTCGACGACTATTTCGCAGGGAAAGCGCACTTGGATACGGTAACTTATCGTGTTGCGAAAGATACAAACTCAGCTAATCTTGCCCTTCAGAATGGCGAAATTCAAATGCGTATGGTCGATACACAAGATTATAATAAGCTCAATGACATAGGTAAATTCAATATGCTAACTTATTCCGAAGGCCGTCTTCAATATATGGTGTTCAACCTAAATTCCGAAGCGGTACAGCAGAAAGAAGTTCGTCAAGCCATTGCTTACGCACTAGATAAGAACGAAATTATCACTGCTTCATACACATCAAGTGAATTTGCAGAGCCAGCGGCATCTATCTTGACACCAGATACATTGTATCAGACGAGCGATCTTGAAACGTATGACTACAATCTAGATAAGGCTAAACAACTGCTTGCGGATGCAGGCGTTAGTAATCTGAAGCTGCGCTTAGCTTATACGAATACTAATAAACCACAAGAAAGTCAGGCTCTATACATTCAACAAAAACTGAAAGATGTTGGAATTGAAGTGGAGTTGTTGCCTATGGATGGTACAGCGTACGGTAACAAAACACTAGATGTCAACAATAAAGATTTCGAATTGTCTTTTGGTGGATATATTATGGGATTTGAACCCGATGCTTATAAGGTACTCTTCCAAAGTGAAGCTGCTTACAACTATTCACATTATAAAAATGCTGAATTTGACAAGCTTTGGGATGATGCAGCTGTAGAGGTCGATACTACGAAACGTGAGGATTTGTACAAACAAATTCAACAAACCGTTGCTAATGAAATGACAGTCTATCCTATCGCCTATACCAAAGCAATAGTTGCTGTAGATAATACTTACGGTGGTATCGAAGAATCCACACCGAAACCAGTCGTTATGCTCGAAGATTTATCTCAAGTTTATAAAAAATAA
- a CDS encoding ABC transporter ATP-binding protein: MNPNPEILLNVCGLKKYFPARGAGSSGRNILKAVDDLSFHINRGETFGLVGESGCGKSTTGRSIVRLYDVTDGEILFDGHNIASMNERQLKPFRKRMQTIFQDPYSSLNPGMNVEQLISEPMEIHGIGSKKDRRDTVLELLEKVGLKTEHAQRYPHEFSGGQRQRISIARALSVRPEFILCDEPISALDVSVQAQVVNMLEDLQAEFGLTYLFIAHDLSMVRHISNRIGVMYLGKLVELAPSDELYDHPAHPYTQALLEAIPQPDPKLAQQLTSPSISGDLPSPMQDFQGCKFASRCPFAQDRCRQEEPQWLEISPGHYTACHLYDK; this comes from the coding sequence ATGAATCCAAATCCAGAAATTCTACTAAACGTGTGCGGATTAAAGAAGTATTTCCCTGCACGTGGGGCCGGAAGTAGTGGCCGAAATATACTAAAGGCTGTAGATGATCTCTCCTTTCATATCAATCGCGGGGAAACATTCGGGTTAGTTGGGGAATCCGGTTGTGGTAAATCAACGACTGGTCGAAGTATTGTGCGCTTATACGATGTAACAGATGGTGAGATTCTGTTCGACGGACATAATATCGCGTCGATGAATGAACGTCAATTGAAGCCATTTCGCAAAAGAATGCAGACCATATTTCAAGATCCTTATTCATCACTGAATCCAGGAATGAATGTTGAACAACTTATCAGTGAACCTATGGAGATTCACGGCATCGGAAGCAAAAAGGACCGCCGGGATACTGTATTAGAATTACTTGAGAAAGTCGGATTAAAAACAGAACATGCTCAGCGTTATCCGCATGAATTCAGCGGAGGACAGCGCCAACGAATCAGTATAGCTAGAGCTCTGTCCGTTCGGCCTGAGTTTATATTATGTGATGAACCTATATCGGCGCTTGATGTGTCTGTACAGGCTCAAGTCGTCAATATGCTTGAAGATTTACAAGCAGAATTCGGCTTAACATATCTATTCATTGCACATGATCTGTCCATGGTACGCCATATCTCAAATCGTATCGGGGTAATGTATCTTGGCAAACTCGTGGAGCTAGCTCCAAGTGATGAGTTATATGATCACCCAGCACATCCCTATACTCAGGCTCTGCTTGAAGCCATTCCGCAACCTGATCCGAAGCTTGCTCAACAACTAACCTCACCTTCAATTTCAGGTGACTTACCTAGCCCAATGCAGGATTTTCAAGGTTGTAAATTCGCTTCTAGATGCCCGTTTGCACAGGATCGTTGTCGCCAAGAAGAACCTCAATGGCTTGAGATTTCACCAGGACATTATACGGCTTGTCATTTATATGATAAGTAG
- a CDS encoding alpha-galactosidase has translation MGVFIDQDKQIFHLQTVSTSYVFQVLPSGYLAHLYYGKKLRAGDLSWLLVSQERASFSPNPVPEDRSISLDTLPQELPVYGTSDFRHPVLQCRLSDGSTVTEFTYQSHRVEQGKPSLAGLPATYVEEEREAQTLIVELQDKVSGLRVELQYSAFEQYDAITRSMVILNDSNESVQLLRVLSASIDFPHADYEWLQLSGAWSRERDIVRRPLASGTQSVESRRGSSSHQQNPFAALLSPGSDEDQGEVFGFSLVYSGSFVAQAEVDQFRTTRFSIGINPFEFQWALEAGQAFQTPEVVMVYSSEGLGGMSSKYHNLYRERLARGKYRDAERPVLVNNWEATYFQFNADKIEDIAKAGQELGIELFVLDDGWFGHRDSDNSSLGDWVVDKKKLPNGLEDLVSRVTNQGMRFGLWFEPEMVSPDSELYHNHPDWCLHVPDRRRTEGRQQLVLDFSRQDVQDEIVRMLSEILKSSPITYVKWDMNRNMTEIGSALLPPERQQETAHRYMLGLYDVLERITSSFPDILFESCSGGGGRFDPGMLYYMPQTWTSDNTDAVARLRIQYGTSLVYPISSMGSHISAVPNHQVGRTTPLEMRGHVAMSGNFGYELDLTKFSDEEKDIVKQQISLYKEIRSLIQFGNFHRLLSPFEGNETAWMFVSPDGSEVAVFYFRVLSESNAPLNRLKLKGLDLHADYRLVRGSEVFGGDALMYAGIPVGAEPGDYHSELFRFERV, from the coding sequence ATGGGCGTATTTATTGATCAAGATAAGCAAATTTTCCACCTACAAACCGTTAGTACAAGTTATGTATTCCAAGTCTTGCCTTCGGGTTATTTAGCTCATCTTTATTATGGTAAAAAGCTACGTGCAGGAGATCTGAGCTGGCTGCTGGTCAGTCAGGAAAGAGCGTCATTTAGTCCGAATCCAGTACCGGAGGATCGTTCGATCTCATTGGATACACTGCCACAAGAGTTGCCTGTCTATGGAACGAGTGATTTCAGGCATCCCGTTTTACAATGTCGTCTTAGCGATGGTTCGACGGTCACTGAATTTACATATCAATCACATCGTGTTGAGCAGGGGAAACCTAGCCTTGCGGGACTGCCAGCAACGTATGTTGAAGAAGAACGTGAAGCACAGACATTAATCGTTGAGCTTCAAGACAAGGTGTCAGGACTGCGGGTTGAACTACAGTATTCAGCTTTTGAACAATATGATGCCATTACGCGCTCCATGGTTATTCTGAATGATAGTAATGAATCTGTACAATTGCTACGTGTACTCAGCGCTAGTATAGACTTCCCTCATGCAGATTACGAATGGCTTCAATTGTCTGGAGCATGGAGTAGAGAAAGAGATATTGTGCGCCGCCCGTTGGCTAGTGGTACGCAGAGCGTGGAGAGTCGTAGAGGATCTAGTAGTCATCAGCAGAATCCTTTTGCAGCGTTATTGTCACCAGGATCGGATGAGGATCAAGGTGAAGTATTTGGGTTCAGTTTAGTATACAGTGGTAGCTTTGTTGCACAAGCTGAAGTGGATCAGTTTAGAACAACACGGTTCTCAATAGGGATAAATCCGTTTGAGTTTCAATGGGCACTGGAAGCAGGGCAAGCTTTTCAAACACCCGAAGTAGTCATGGTATATTCTTCTGAGGGACTAGGTGGAATGTCGAGTAAGTACCATAACTTGTATCGGGAACGGTTAGCACGTGGTAAATATCGTGATGCTGAGCGTCCTGTACTTGTGAATAACTGGGAAGCCACTTACTTCCAATTCAATGCTGACAAAATTGAGGATATCGCTAAAGCGGGCCAAGAACTGGGTATAGAACTATTTGTACTTGATGATGGTTGGTTCGGTCACCGAGATAGCGACAATTCATCACTTGGCGATTGGGTCGTAGATAAGAAAAAACTGCCTAATGGACTTGAAGATTTAGTTAGCAGAGTAACTAACCAAGGAATGCGTTTTGGACTCTGGTTCGAGCCAGAGATGGTGTCTCCGGACAGCGAACTCTATCACAATCATCCAGATTGGTGTCTACATGTGCCGGATCGCCGTCGTACGGAGGGAAGACAACAGCTTGTGCTGGATTTCTCTCGGCAAGATGTCCAGGATGAAATTGTACGAATGTTAAGTGAGATTCTGAAGAGCTCTCCTATTACTTATGTGAAGTGGGATATGAATCGTAATATGACAGAGATAGGATCGGCGTTATTACCTCCAGAAAGACAGCAGGAGACAGCACATCGTTATATGTTAGGCTTATATGATGTGTTGGAACGGATTACTTCATCTTTTCCAGACATTCTGTTTGAGAGTTGTTCAGGTGGTGGTGGGCGCTTCGATCCAGGTATGCTGTATTATATGCCGCAGACGTGGACAAGTGATAATACAGATGCTGTAGCACGCTTAAGAATTCAATATGGCACAAGTCTTGTATATCCAATAAGTTCTATGGGTTCCCACATTTCGGCTGTCCCTAACCATCAGGTAGGGCGTACGACACCATTAGAGATGCGTGGTCATGTGGCGATGTCTGGTAATTTCGGCTATGAACTAGACTTAACGAAATTTAGTGACGAAGAGAAGGATATCGTCAAACAACAAATCTCACTCTATAAGGAAATACGTAGCTTGATCCAATTTGGAAATTTCCATCGTCTGCTTAGTCCTTTCGAGGGTAATGAGACCGCATGGATGTTCGTTTCTCCAGATGGAAGTGAAGTAGCTGTATTCTACTTTAGAGTCCTGTCAGAATCGAATGCTCCTCTGAACCGCTTGAAATTGAAAGGTTTGGATCTTCATGCTGATTATCGATTGGTCAGGGGGAGTGAAGTCTTCGGTGGGGATGCTCTGATGTATGCAGGTATTCCGGTCGGAGCAGAGCCTGGAGATTATCACAGTGAATTGTTTAGGTTCGAAAGAGTGTAG
- a CDS encoding ABC transporter ATP-binding protein, whose amino-acid sequence MKDLLSVRNLKTSFMTRAGEVQSVRGVSFNVQSGDVIGIVGESGSGKSVTAKSIIGLIQPPGKIIDGQVLFNDKNLVTLSDKEIRQIRGNEISMIFQDPMTSLNPVVRIGKQLIEVIRRHSAIDKHAARQRAIELLREVGIPSPEQRIDQYPHEFSGGMRQRVMIAMALSCNPQLLIADEPTTALDVTIQAQILGLMSQLKERTNTAILLITHDLGVVAQVCTRVIVMYGGLIMEEGTVEEIFEQPRHPYTQGLLKSIPRVTSGGRQRLSTIDGTPPDLLNPPSGCPFMDRCSHAGSICKTMPHRTDFSNHHHAFCWLYESREGNDAKWREGEPT is encoded by the coding sequence ATGAAAGACTTACTATCTGTCCGAAATTTGAAGACTTCATTTATGACCCGTGCAGGCGAAGTCCAGTCTGTCAGAGGGGTTAGCTTTAATGTGCAATCTGGAGATGTTATTGGAATTGTTGGAGAATCTGGTAGTGGTAAAAGTGTCACTGCCAAATCAATTATCGGATTAATTCAACCACCAGGTAAAATTATAGACGGACAAGTTCTGTTTAATGATAAGAATCTAGTAACATTATCGGATAAAGAAATACGCCAAATTCGCGGTAATGAAATTTCGATGATCTTTCAAGACCCTATGACTTCTCTTAATCCTGTCGTTCGTATTGGCAAGCAATTAATAGAGGTCATCAGACGTCATAGTGCAATAGATAAACATGCTGCAAGACAGCGAGCAATAGAATTACTTCGTGAAGTCGGGATCCCTTCACCAGAGCAACGAATTGACCAGTACCCTCATGAGTTTAGCGGTGGGATGCGACAACGGGTCATGATTGCGATGGCGCTTTCTTGTAATCCGCAACTTCTAATTGCAGACGAGCCGACTACAGCATTGGATGTCACCATTCAAGCACAAATTCTTGGGCTCATGTCACAGCTTAAAGAACGCACTAATACAGCTATCCTGTTAATCACACATGACCTTGGCGTTGTTGCCCAAGTATGCACTCGGGTTATCGTGATGTATGGGGGGCTAATCATGGAAGAAGGAACCGTGGAAGAAATCTTCGAACAACCACGACATCCCTATACACAAGGATTATTGAAGTCTATTCCTCGTGTTACCTCCGGTGGACGACAACGTTTATCTACTATAGATGGCACCCCACCAGATCTACTTAATCCACCTTCTGGTTGTCCTTTTATGGATAGATGTTCACATGCAGGATCCATATGTAAGACCATGCCTCATCGTACCGATTTTAGTAATCATCATCACGCATTTTGTTGGCTATATGAATCTCGTGAAGGTAATGATGCGAAATGGAGAGAGGGGGAACCAACATGA
- a CDS encoding type II toxin-antitoxin system PemK/MazF family toxin, with the protein MIVKRGDVFFADLSPVVGSEQGGVRPVLIIQNDIGNRFSPTAIVAAITAQIQKAKLPTHVEIDAISHGFDRDSVILLEQVRTIDKQRLTDKITHLDEETMKKVDEALLISLSLIDF; encoded by the coding sequence TTGATTGTAAAACGCGGTGATGTGTTTTTTGCGGACCTCTCACCTGTTGTTGGTTCTGAACAGGGAGGGGTGAGGCCTGTTTTAATCATACAGAATGATATCGGTAATCGCTTTAGCCCAACGGCGATCGTAGCGGCGATTACTGCGCAGATTCAAAAGGCGAAGCTCCCAACACATGTAGAGATTGATGCAATCTCTCATGGATTTGATCGAGATTCCGTTATTCTGCTGGAACAGGTTCGAACGATTGACAAACAAAGATTAACGGATAAGATCACTCATCTCGATGAAGAAACAATGAAAAAAGTAGATGAGGCTTTGTTGATCAGTCTCAGCTTAATTGATTTTTGA
- a CDS encoding ABC transporter permease, giving the protein MRRYILRRVGQAVPLLLFISIISFALIKLAPGDPVLSFVTPNMGAEDIERIRQNLGLDKPMYVQYLLWLKNVLSGDLGYSIVNHRPVMDQLLERLPATVGLMGTGLVLSIIIAIPISMYAGSHKNRFFDRILSLFSYIGISIPSFWFGIMLIYFFALKLHWLPSMGMRTIGSDSILDIMKHGILPVTVLLFMNVSVYMRYIRSNTISQLEEDYVQIQYAYGSTTGTVLRRHVLKNVLLPVITILGMSLPELIAGAFITESVFSWPGMGSLGITAVHGLDYPIIMGITMFSSIMLVVGNLVADILYGVVDPRIKTMR; this is encoded by the coding sequence TTGAGAAGATATATCTTACGAAGGGTTGGACAAGCTGTCCCCCTTCTTTTATTTATTTCTATTATATCGTTTGCGCTAATCAAGCTTGCACCAGGTGATCCTGTTCTTTCTTTTGTTACACCCAATATGGGAGCAGAGGATATTGAACGTATTCGCCAAAATTTAGGTCTGGATAAACCTATGTATGTCCAGTATTTATTGTGGCTCAAAAATGTACTTTCAGGTGATCTTGGTTACTCGATCGTTAATCATCGTCCCGTGATGGATCAGCTATTAGAACGTCTCCCTGCTACGGTAGGACTGATGGGTACGGGTCTTGTTCTCTCTATTATCATCGCCATTCCAATAAGTATGTATGCAGGATCACATAAGAATCGCTTCTTTGATCGGATACTTAGCTTATTCTCTTATATTGGTATTTCTATTCCAAGCTTTTGGTTTGGTATTATGCTCATCTACTTTTTCGCATTGAAGCTACATTGGCTTCCAAGTATGGGCATGCGGACGATTGGTTCAGACTCTATTCTGGATATTATGAAGCACGGGATTCTACCTGTGACTGTACTCTTATTTATGAACGTATCTGTCTACATGAGATATATTCGCTCTAATACGATCAGTCAATTGGAAGAGGATTATGTACAAATTCAATATGCTTATGGTTCAACTACGGGAACCGTATTACGGAGACATGTACTCAAGAACGTTCTCCTGCCTGTCATAACAATTCTCGGAATGTCTCTTCCAGAGCTTATCGCTGGAGCCTTCATCACGGAATCTGTTTTCTCTTGGCCTGGTATGGGTTCACTAGGGATTACCGCAGTACATGGACTCGATTACCCTATTATTATGGGTATTACGATGTTCTCCTCCATCATGCTCGTTGTGGGTAATTTGGTGGCAGACATCTTATACGGCGTGGTCGATCCACGTATCAAGACGATGAGGTGA
- a CDS encoding ABC transporter permease codes for MNSMRWRNITSQLREQKIGIAAIAVLIIFVIAAAFAFLSKYDPNQIVVLDRLSPPSSDHWFGTDNYGRDYFARALYGGRVSLSVGFLSMVISVSLGMTVGTISGYFGGWVDNLLMRFVDVLMAIPSFFLMLILNAYMKPGVGTIIVIIGSLSWMGIARIVRAETLSIKEREYVLYARVSGQSKFRIILKHIIPNIMPTIIVSATINIASAILMESSLSFLGLGVKQPNSSWGSMLNDAQGFITEAPHLAIIPGLFILLTVLAFNFLGDVFRVAFEPKANKR; via the coding sequence ATGAATTCAATGAGATGGCGTAATATAACATCACAATTACGCGAACAAAAAATAGGTATAGCAGCTATCGCTGTTCTGATCATATTTGTGATCGCCGCAGCATTTGCTTTTCTATCTAAATATGATCCCAATCAAATCGTTGTTCTTGATCGATTAAGTCCACCTAGTTCCGACCATTGGTTCGGAACAGATAATTACGGACGTGACTATTTTGCCAGAGCATTATATGGTGGGAGAGTCTCGCTAAGCGTTGGTTTCCTCTCGATGGTTATCTCTGTTTCTCTAGGAATGACAGTAGGCACGATCAGTGGTTATTTCGGCGGTTGGGTAGATAATTTACTGATGCGATTCGTTGATGTTCTTATGGCTATTCCCTCTTTCTTTCTCATGCTTATATTGAACGCATATATGAAACCAGGGGTTGGAACAATCATCGTTATTATAGGTTCACTCAGTTGGATGGGTATTGCTAGAATTGTGCGGGCCGAGACACTCTCAATTAAAGAACGTGAATATGTACTCTATGCCAGAGTATCAGGACAAAGTAAATTTCGCATTATTCTTAAACATATTATTCCTAATATTATGCCAACCATTATTGTATCTGCTACGATTAATATTGCATCAGCTATCCTAATGGAATCTTCACTCAGCTTCTTAGGACTTGGTGTGAAGCAACCTAATTCCTCATGGGGAAGTATGCTAAATGATGCGCAAGGCTTCATTACTGAGGCTCCTCATCTAGCTATTATCCCTGGGCTATTTATATTATTGACTGTATTAGCTTTTAATTTCCTTGGTGATGTATTCAGAGTGGCCTTTGAGCCAAAAGCCAATAAACGTTAA
- the alr gene encoding alanine racemase, with protein sequence MTIAQTSEKVTVLLVNYRATTAEINLDYLHGNFQAFRSILPEEMMILACVKANAYGHGAVEVARELERLGADYLSVAFLDEALELRRAGISLPILILGYTAPEAIQDAWENDITVTLFTPEVLDAIGQLPVESIVRPLRVHIKIDTGMGRLGLFPGEEALSFIEKAFSTQGVLVEGLFTHYAKADEEDKSYTLVQYRRFQSVAEALGERGYEIPIIHTGNSATAIDMPHLSYNMVRIGISLYGLYPSDEVNLQTIALTPVLTLKTKLAYVKTLPAQWGISYGSRYVTDDNEVIGTLPIGYADGYSRMLSGQANVLIRGRRIPVVGTICMDQCMVSLQSFAEEAKEIQVGEEVVLIGQQSDECITADELASKLGTLHYEVICMLSARVPRHYIQGGILQHVVNPLLR encoded by the coding sequence ATGACGATTGCTCAAACTTCAGAGAAGGTGACTGTTTTGTTAGTGAATTACCGTGCAACAACAGCGGAAATTAATTTGGATTATTTACATGGAAATTTCCAGGCTTTCCGCTCGATATTACCAGAAGAAATGATGATCTTAGCTTGTGTAAAGGCAAATGCATATGGACATGGTGCGGTGGAAGTGGCACGAGAGTTGGAGAGACTAGGCGCTGATTACCTTAGTGTTGCTTTTCTGGATGAGGCGTTGGAATTGCGTAGAGCAGGAATTAGCCTGCCGATCCTAATTCTTGGATATACGGCTCCAGAAGCGATTCAAGATGCCTGGGAGAATGACATTACAGTAACTCTCTTTACTCCGGAAGTCCTTGATGCCATCGGTCAATTACCTGTAGAAAGTATTGTTAGGCCTTTGAGAGTACACATTAAGATCGATACTGGCATGGGTAGACTTGGACTATTTCCTGGAGAAGAAGCATTATCTTTTATAGAGAAAGCTTTCTCCACTCAAGGGGTTCTAGTCGAAGGGTTATTTACTCATTATGCTAAGGCAGATGAAGAAGATAAGAGTTATACATTGGTGCAGTACCGACGGTTTCAATCGGTGGCTGAAGCACTTGGGGAAAGAGGCTATGAAATTCCCATTATACATACGGGTAACAGTGCAACTGCGATCGATATGCCACATTTATCTTATAATATGGTTCGTATAGGCATTAGCTTGTATGGACTCTATCCATCAGATGAAGTGAATTTGCAGACGATTGCATTAACCCCAGTACTGACGCTAAAGACGAAGCTAGCATATGTTAAGACATTACCAGCTCAATGGGGAATAAGCTATGGCTCTAGATACGTGACGGATGACAATGAAGTAATTGGCACACTTCCGATCGGTTATGCTGATGGATATTCCCGAATGTTGAGCGGGCAAGCGAATGTACTGATACGCGGTCGCCGAATTCCTGTCGTCGGAACAATCTGCATGGATCAATGTATGGTATCGTTGCAATCTTTTGCTGAAGAGGCAAAAGAAATTCAAGTGGGCGAAGAGGTTGTTCTCATCGGCCAACAATCTGATGAATGTATTACAGCAGATGAGTTGGCTTCCAAGCTAGGTACCCTCCATTACGAAGTGATCTGTATGTTATCCGCCAGAGTGCCACGCCACTACATACAAGGTGGAATCCTTCAGCACGTTGTTAATCCTCTATTGCGATAG
- a CDS encoding CopG family ribbon-helix-helix protein — protein sequence MANLQNTKRIMISLPDHLLQEVDGIVAMENSNRSELIRQAMKLYLMERKKRYIRESMQRGYMEMAKINLTMASEAFHAEEDADSTLGRAVSGV from the coding sequence GTGGCTAATTTGCAGAACACCAAAAGAATTATGATCAGTTTACCGGATCATCTTTTGCAGGAAGTGGACGGAATCGTCGCAATGGAGAATTCCAATCGTAGTGAACTCATTAGACAGGCCATGAAATTGTATTTGATGGAGCGGAAGAAAAGATACATTCGCGAGTCTATGCAGCGTGGCTACATGGAAATGGCCAAAATTAATTTGACCATGGCTTCTGAGGCATTTCACGCAGAGGAAGATGCAGACAGCACTCTAGGCCGCGCAGTGAGCGGGGTGTAA